The Nitrospirales bacterium genome includes a window with the following:
- the folP gene encoding dihydropteroate synthase, translating to MGILNVTPDSFSDGGNYLDPQKAVDRVSCMIEEGADFIDIGGESTRPGARPVDDQEELHRVKPVLEAIGHRSTVPISIDTRKASVAQMALDLGAVIVNDVSALRYDSRMASVVSDACAGLILMHMQGVPETMQDVPVYENVVRDVKDFLAERLHFAIQEGVARDSILLDPGVGFGKTREHNLALLHQCHQLSDLGRPIVLGVSNKSFIGKITDRPVSQRMAGTAAAVAIGVFQGANILRVHDVGMMRDVCKMAMALRDSAIACAKTSDGEFL from the coding sequence ATGGGTATTTTAAACGTGACGCCCGATTCTTTTTCGGATGGAGGGAATTACCTTGATCCTCAGAAAGCGGTAGATCGGGTGTCTTGTATGATCGAAGAAGGCGCTGATTTCATCGATATAGGAGGAGAGTCAACGAGACCAGGGGCTCGCCCCGTGGATGACCAAGAAGAACTGCACAGAGTCAAACCGGTATTAGAAGCCATTGGCCATCGAAGCACGGTGCCGATTTCAATCGATACACGCAAGGCGTCCGTGGCTCAAATGGCGTTAGACTTGGGAGCTGTCATCGTGAATGATGTGAGCGCGCTCCGTTATGATTCACGAATGGCATCTGTCGTGTCTGACGCTTGCGCCGGTCTGATTTTGATGCACATGCAGGGTGTTCCAGAAACCATGCAAGATGTACCGGTCTACGAAAATGTCGTCCGGGATGTCAAGGATTTTCTGGCGGAGCGATTGCATTTCGCGATTCAGGAAGGCGTCGCCAGGGATTCTATTCTGTTGGATCCCGGTGTTGGGTTCGGAAAAACTCGAGAACACAATTTGGCGTTGCTGCATCAGTGCCATCAATTGTCGGACTTAGGCAGACCCATCGTACTGGGGGTGTCAAATAAGTCATTTATTGGTAAGATCACTGATAGGCCTGTTTCGCAGCGTATGGCCGGTACGGCTGCAGCTGTGGCGATTGGTGTTTTTCAAGGAGCGAATATTCTTCGGGTGCATGATGTGGGCATGATGCGCGATGTTTGCAAGATGGCGATGGCACTGAGAGATTCTGCGATCGCCTGTGCCAAGACATCAGATGGGGAGTTCTTATGA
- the glmM gene encoding phosphoglucosamine mutase: MKKLFGTDGVRGTANLEPMTSETAMKLGRAVAHVFKRRRGRHQIVIGKDTRLSGYMLESALLSGICSMGVDVQLVGPLPTPAIAFLTRSLRADAGVMISASHNPYQDNGIKFFSNEALKLPDEMELRIEELILTNEIEHIRPTAGEIGKAFRIDDAEGRYIEFVKRSLPRQLDFQGLRVVLDCANGAAYHVFPKVVRELGAKVWVIGDQPDGMNINHECGAVAPKKLQEAVRHHRADVGIALDGDADRCVFVCEGGNVIDGDHALAAFALDLKERGRLKNNTVVGTVMSNLGFEFAMSQAGITLERTPVGDRYILERMLKDEFNLGGEQSGHMIFLDYHSSGDGLISGLQMLKLMKRSGKPLSELTQCMKAVPQVLLGVEVPHKPALESLPMLQEAIAVNQKRLNGKGRILVRYSGTEPLVRVMVEGESDSMIQEVAEELIGVVKSCIT; the protein is encoded by the coding sequence ATGAAAAAATTATTTGGCACGGATGGTGTTCGAGGAACGGCCAACCTTGAACCCATGACGAGTGAAACGGCGATGAAGCTCGGGCGAGCCGTGGCGCATGTCTTTAAAAGACGACGAGGACGTCATCAAATCGTGATCGGGAAAGATACACGGCTTTCGGGTTATATGCTTGAATCGGCCTTACTCTCGGGGATTTGTTCGATGGGTGTCGATGTGCAATTGGTTGGTCCTCTGCCCACGCCGGCCATCGCGTTTTTGACGAGAAGCCTCAGAGCGGATGCCGGTGTCATGATTTCCGCGTCCCACAATCCGTATCAAGACAATGGCATTAAGTTTTTTTCTAACGAAGCGCTTAAATTGCCCGATGAAATGGAATTGCGCATTGAAGAGTTGATCCTTACGAATGAGATCGAACATATTCGTCCAACGGCCGGAGAGATAGGGAAAGCGTTCCGTATTGATGATGCCGAAGGACGTTACATCGAGTTTGTGAAGCGATCTTTGCCTCGACAGTTAGATTTTCAGGGGCTTCGGGTCGTTTTGGATTGCGCCAATGGTGCCGCTTATCATGTATTTCCCAAGGTGGTGCGAGAACTTGGCGCAAAAGTGTGGGTCATTGGCGATCAACCTGATGGGATGAATATCAATCATGAGTGTGGAGCGGTGGCTCCTAAGAAGCTTCAAGAAGCCGTTCGTCATCATCGAGCGGATGTCGGGATTGCTCTCGATGGCGATGCTGATCGATGTGTGTTCGTTTGTGAAGGCGGGAATGTCATCGATGGCGATCACGCCCTTGCCGCTTTTGCCTTAGACCTCAAAGAACGCGGGAGATTAAAAAACAATACGGTTGTGGGAACCGTCATGAGTAATTTGGGGTTTGAATTTGCCATGAGCCAAGCCGGCATTACCTTGGAACGAACGCCCGTTGGTGATCGTTATATCCTCGAACGGATGTTAAAGGATGAATTCAATCTTGGCGGGGAACAGTCCGGGCATATGATTTTTCTGGATTATCATTCAAGTGGGGATGGATTGATTTCAGGGCTGCAAATGCTCAAACTCATGAAAAGATCCGGAAAACCGCTGTCGGAACTCACGCAATGTATGAAGGCGGTGCCGCAAGTTTTATTGGGTGTCGAAGTTCCTCACAAACCCGCGTTGGAGTCTTTACCCATGCTGCAAGAAGCGATTGCGGTTAATCAAAAACGGTTGAATGGCAAGGGGCGGATCCTTGTTCGATATTCCGGCACGGAACCGCTTGTCCGTGTCATGGTTGAAGGGGAAAGTGACTCGATGATTCAAGAAGTCGCAGAAGAACTAATCGGCGTCGTCAAGTCCTGTATTACATGA